In the genome of Nitrospira sp. MA-1, one region contains:
- the gcvP gene encoding aminomethyl-transferring glycine dehydrogenase → MTTFAHRHIGSSESQIQEMLGALGLSSLDALVQATVPQDIRLTQSLNLPRAQSEEEVLSELRHLSARNQIYRSFLGMGYYDCLTPPVIGRNILENPAWYTQYTPYQAEIAQGRLEALLNFQTMVADLTALPLANASLLDEATAAAEAMSMCRALSTLHGQTFFVADDCHPQIISVLQTRAQPLNISITVGNPDTLNFSNDETFGILLSYPSTDGTLRSYEALVNQAHESGALVVVSTDLLALTLLVPPGEWGADIAVGSSQRFGVPLGYGGPHAAFLATKETFKRHIPGRMVGVSKDAHGQKAYRLALQTREQHIRRDRATSNICTAQVLLANIAGMYAVYHGPEGLKNIATTVHQLTALTAEGLRRLGCQLDSNAFFDTLRVRCPHLSQAKIIANSQQNFMNLRQYADGSFGIALDEATTITDVSQLLTLFTDNESLPFSLNDLAEQLGSSIPPTLQRHSPFLTHPVFHDYHSEHELLRYMYRLQSKDLSLVHSMIPLGSCTMKLNATAEMIPVTWPEFSRLHPFAPSDQAQGYQLLFQHLEAWLAEITGFEAVSLQPNAGSQGEYAGLMVIRAYQEERGQGQRNICLIPVSAHGTNPASAVIAGLKVVPVACDNHGNIDIPDLEAKSAQYHDTLACLMVTYPSTHGVFEEGIRKVCEILHTHGGQVYLDGANMNAMVGLVRPGAIGADVCHLNLHKTFCIPHGGGGPGMGPIAVAPHLAPFLPGHPLAKVGGSKGIGPIAAAPYGSPNILPISWVFIKLMGSEGLTKATQVAILNANYMASRLIKYYPVLFTGKNGMAAHEFILDLRPFKKSAEVEVEDVAKRLMDFGFHAPTISWPVPGTLMIEPTESESKVELDRYCDALILIRQEIAEIEEGHLPRDNNPLKHAPHTIEVIAQSEWPHPYTRETAAFPAPWLRQHKFWPSVSRIDNVYGDRNLVCTCPPMESYPS, encoded by the coding sequence ATGACCACGTTCGCCCACCGCCATATCGGATCCAGTGAGAGCCAAATCCAGGAAATGTTAGGAGCACTGGGGCTGTCTTCCCTCGATGCCCTTGTGCAAGCCACGGTTCCGCAGGACATTCGCCTAACCCAGTCCTTGAATTTGCCAAGGGCACAATCTGAGGAAGAGGTACTTTCAGAACTCCGCCACCTGAGCGCACGGAATCAGATCTATCGATCTTTTCTCGGCATGGGCTATTACGATTGTCTGACCCCTCCGGTGATTGGACGGAACATTCTGGAAAACCCCGCATGGTATACCCAATACACGCCCTATCAAGCGGAAATTGCCCAGGGACGATTGGAGGCGTTGCTCAATTTCCAAACAATGGTCGCCGATCTAACCGCACTTCCTCTGGCGAATGCTTCACTGTTAGACGAAGCCACGGCGGCGGCGGAAGCCATGAGTATGTGTCGTGCGCTCAGCACCCTGCATGGACAGACTTTTTTCGTCGCGGATGATTGTCATCCGCAAATCATTAGCGTCTTGCAGACTCGAGCCCAGCCATTGAATATCTCAATTACCGTGGGAAATCCAGACACATTAAATTTTTCAAACGATGAGACCTTCGGAATTCTCCTCTCCTATCCATCCACTGACGGTACGCTCCGCTCTTATGAAGCCTTGGTCAACCAGGCACATGAATCCGGTGCACTCGTCGTGGTCAGTACCGATCTCCTTGCCCTGACCCTCTTGGTGCCCCCGGGTGAATGGGGAGCGGATATTGCGGTGGGGTCGTCGCAACGATTTGGAGTACCGCTGGGCTATGGCGGCCCTCATGCAGCATTTCTGGCCACAAAAGAAACCTTTAAACGACACATCCCAGGCCGGATGGTGGGAGTATCCAAAGATGCTCATGGTCAAAAGGCGTATCGCTTGGCGCTCCAAACCCGGGAGCAACATATCCGGCGCGATCGGGCAACGAGTAACATTTGTACCGCACAGGTGCTGCTGGCAAATATTGCAGGCATGTATGCGGTCTACCATGGTCCAGAAGGATTAAAGAACATCGCCACCACTGTTCATCAGCTCACTGCGCTCACGGCCGAAGGTCTTCGTCGCTTGGGATGCCAACTCGACTCTAATGCCTTCTTTGATACCCTACGGGTTCGGTGCCCTCACCTGAGCCAGGCCAAAATCATCGCGAATAGTCAGCAGAATTTCATGAATCTTCGGCAATATGCCGACGGGTCCTTTGGCATCGCGTTGGACGAGGCGACCACTATCACAGACGTGAGCCAGCTCTTGACCCTCTTTACCGACAATGAGTCACTTCCCTTCTCCTTAAACGATCTGGCGGAACAGCTCGGTTCATCCATCCCACCCACCCTTCAGCGACATTCCCCTTTTCTTACACATCCTGTTTTTCACGACTATCATTCCGAGCACGAATTGCTCAGGTATATGTATCGGCTACAATCCAAAGACCTCTCCCTCGTCCATTCCATGATTCCATTGGGATCATGCACGATGAAACTCAATGCGACGGCCGAGATGATTCCCGTGACCTGGCCGGAATTCAGTCGGCTACACCCTTTTGCCCCCAGCGATCAGGCGCAAGGGTATCAGTTGTTGTTTCAACACTTGGAAGCATGGCTCGCCGAGATCACCGGATTTGAGGCTGTTTCACTGCAACCCAACGCCGGTTCGCAGGGGGAATATGCCGGGTTGATGGTTATCCGGGCCTATCAGGAGGAGCGGGGGCAAGGACAACGGAATATCTGCCTCATTCCGGTATCGGCGCATGGGACCAACCCTGCGAGTGCGGTCATCGCCGGACTGAAGGTCGTCCCTGTCGCCTGTGATAACCATGGAAACATCGACATTCCTGATTTAGAAGCCAAGTCAGCCCAATACCATGACACCCTGGCCTGCTTGATGGTCACCTACCCTTCCACCCATGGCGTGTTTGAAGAAGGCATTCGCAAGGTCTGTGAAATCCTCCATACGCACGGAGGCCAAGTCTATTTGGATGGTGCCAATATGAATGCCATGGTTGGCCTGGTCCGCCCAGGTGCGATTGGCGCCGATGTGTGTCATCTCAACCTGCATAAAACCTTCTGCATCCCCCACGGTGGAGGAGGCCCAGGGATGGGCCCCATTGCCGTCGCACCCCACTTGGCTCCTTTTCTACCAGGTCATCCCTTGGCCAAGGTGGGAGGATCAAAAGGCATTGGTCCCATCGCCGCTGCTCCGTATGGCAGCCCGAATATTCTTCCTATCTCGTGGGTCTTTATCAAACTCATGGGCAGTGAGGGACTGACAAAAGCCACGCAAGTGGCCATCTTAAATGCCAACTATATGGCCAGCCGATTGATTAAATATTATCCTGTGCTTTTTACCGGGAAAAACGGCATGGCGGCTCACGAATTTATCTTAGACCTGCGACCTTTCAAAAAATCCGCAGAGGTAGAAGTCGAAGATGTGGCCAAACGGCTCATGGACTTTGGATTCCATGCTCCCACGATTTCGTGGCCGGTCCCCGGAACCCTGATGATCGAGCCGACCGAAAGTGAATCCAAGGTGGAATTAGACCGGTATTGCGACGCACTCATCCTGATCCGCCAGGAAATTGCCGAGATTGAGGAGGGACACCTCCCTCGCGACAATAATCCCTTAAAACATGCGCCTCATACTATTGAGGTCATCGCCCAATCCGAATGGCCACACCCCTATACCCGCGAAACCGCTGCATTTCCAGCTCCCTGGTTACGGCAGCATAAATTTTGGCCATCCGTATCCAGAATCGATAACGTTTATGGAGATCGAAATTTGGTCTGTACCTGTCCACCCATGGAATCCTATCCTTCCTAA
- a CDS encoding amidohydrolase family protein, with protein MIVLSNIHKLYDGTSATTESIHERVDVWIDEGTIKTVSPHNPTRPQGSNVQRIDCASFTVTPGLIDCHGHVTLWGVGNAELDRMNSPEAPFWAERILYRTLVQGGVTTLRDVGGATSVLKRLVDQGVMLGPRLKLAICMLSTTGGHADFRGPDRCCGALSRLWPAGPGRPSSIVDGPWECRKRVREIAACGGDLVKICASPGVVSPSDHLEHRDFTLEEVEAICDEAAGRGMYVAAHAHSYNGIKLAIQAGVNDIQHISFMNEDLAELAYAKGCVVTPTAWVGQRLAQSEGFSDFIRSKVRQVAESHAQAVKSAQASGLKLLAGTDPVLPDMHGRNYMELVALIAEGIPPLAAWFGATGLAADQLGQTDTGRLVEGKRADILVCREDVVEDPSRFQNGALVEVLKDGWAYRNGLPGMRQRTFSGCVDLALGSSATPEQN; from the coding sequence ATGATTGTTCTCTCAAATATTCACAAACTCTATGATGGGACATCCGCAACAACTGAGTCTATTCACGAACGGGTAGATGTGTGGATTGATGAGGGAACCATCAAGACGGTTTCTCCACATAACCCTACTCGTCCGCAAGGATCTAATGTTCAGCGGATCGACTGCGCGTCCTTTACCGTCACCCCTGGACTTATCGACTGTCATGGGCATGTGACCCTTTGGGGAGTGGGAAATGCTGAACTGGACCGAATGAATTCCCCGGAGGCTCCGTTTTGGGCTGAACGTATCTTATATCGCACATTAGTTCAGGGAGGCGTGACGACTTTGCGGGATGTGGGTGGAGCCACCTCTGTCCTGAAGCGGCTTGTGGATCAGGGGGTGATGTTGGGTCCACGTCTCAAGTTGGCTATTTGTATGCTCTCCACCACCGGAGGGCATGCGGATTTTCGAGGGCCGGATCGTTGCTGTGGGGCGCTTTCCCGTCTGTGGCCCGCTGGTCCCGGTCGTCCGTCCAGTATCGTCGATGGACCGTGGGAATGTCGAAAGCGGGTCAGGGAGATTGCCGCCTGCGGGGGTGATCTTGTGAAAATTTGTGCCAGTCCGGGTGTGGTCTCCCCTTCCGACCATTTAGAACATCGAGATTTTACTCTTGAGGAAGTGGAAGCGATTTGTGATGAAGCGGCTGGGCGTGGGATGTATGTAGCGGCCCATGCCCATAGTTATAATGGCATCAAGCTGGCTATTCAAGCTGGGGTGAACGATATCCAACATATTTCATTTATGAATGAGGATCTAGCCGAACTCGCGTATGCGAAAGGGTGTGTGGTGACTCCGACTGCATGGGTGGGACAGAGATTGGCTCAGTCAGAGGGATTTAGTGACTTCATCCGCAGCAAAGTTCGACAGGTGGCCGAAAGCCATGCCCAGGCAGTCAAATCTGCGCAAGCCAGCGGGCTCAAACTGTTGGCTGGCACTGATCCGGTATTGCCTGATATGCATGGCCGGAATTACATGGAGTTGGTGGCATTGATTGCAGAGGGCATACCGCCTCTGGCGGCATGGTTTGGAGCGACGGGGTTGGCGGCAGATCAACTTGGACAAACTGATACGGGAAGACTCGTAGAGGGGAAACGCGCTGACATTCTGGTGTGCCGGGAAGATGTGGTTGAGGACCCGTCACGCTTTCAAAACGGAGCCCTCGTGGAGGTGTTGAAAGATGGATGGGCCTATCGGAATGGACTTCCGGGTATGAGGCAACGTACATTTTCGGGCTGCGTGGACTTGGCCCTCGGATCAAGCGCTACTCCGGAACAGAATTGA
- a CDS encoding HU family DNA-binding protein, giving the protein MGKAMTKSQIADHLAKKADVTKKIATQILDDFAALAYKEAKNAFVVPGVGKLVLAHRKARMGRNPQTGAAIKIPAKRVVKFRVAKAAKDAILGVKK; this is encoded by the coding sequence ATGGGAAAGGCCATGACAAAGTCCCAGATTGCCGATCACCTGGCTAAAAAAGCGGATGTCACCAAGAAAATTGCGACGCAAATTCTTGATGATTTTGCGGCTTTGGCTTATAAAGAAGCCAAAAATGCGTTTGTAGTACCTGGTGTTGGCAAGCTCGTACTTGCGCACCGAAAAGCCAGAATGGGCAGAAATCCCCAAACTGGAGCCGCGATTAAAATCCCAGCCAAGCGGGTAGTGAAATTCCGAGTGGCCAAAGCGGCAAAAGATGCGATCTTGGGGGTTAAAAAGTAA
- a CDS encoding tetratricopeptide repeat protein, whose amino-acid sequence MASAASHLGEIFLHRGNLSKAHECYEQATEEARQLGSPKALSDALGNLGNVSALLERYEQAEACYREVLEIQRTLQEAHAIGETLVNLGSLKADRGEPETAHAFYLEAIDYLTPLGHDRALGILYSNLALQELHLHQSEPAIQAFHRALDYHRKVGNEDGLATTYGQLGKTFLHLGYLERAEACLNNATEHFIKLGNTTGEAGALRLLADVYLERKDTISALRCLERVVQIDLTYRLPQYEDDRQRLACLRDS is encoded by the coding sequence ATGGCCAGCGCTGCTTCGCATCTCGGCGAAATTTTTCTGCATCGTGGGAATCTTTCAAAAGCGCATGAGTGCTATGAACAGGCTACCGAGGAGGCAAGGCAATTGGGATCTCCCAAGGCCTTGTCAGATGCATTGGGTAATCTGGGAAATGTCAGCGCCTTGTTAGAACGCTATGAGCAAGCCGAGGCCTGTTATCGAGAAGTTCTGGAAATTCAACGAACCTTGCAAGAAGCGCATGCTATCGGGGAAACACTGGTGAATTTAGGAAGCCTTAAAGCCGACAGGGGAGAGCCGGAAACGGCGCACGCATTTTATTTGGAAGCTATTGACTATTTAACCCCTTTAGGCCATGACCGGGCGTTGGGTATTTTATATAGCAATCTGGCCCTGCAGGAATTGCATTTACATCAGTCCGAACCTGCCATTCAAGCCTTTCACAGGGCTTTAGACTACCATCGCAAAGTGGGGAATGAAGACGGCTTGGCTACTACCTATGGGCAACTTGGGAAAACCTTTCTTCACCTGGGCTATCTTGAACGGGCCGAGGCCTGTCTCAATAATGCGACTGAACATTTCATCAAGCTAGGAAATACCACGGGAGAGGCAGGGGCCTTGCGTCTATTGGCTGACGTCTATCTGGAGCGAAAAGATACCATCTCAGCACTTCGCTGTCTGGAGCGTGTGGTGCAAATCGATCTGACCTATCGTCTTCCACAATATGAAGATGATCGTCAACGATTAGCCTGTTTGCGTGATTCCTAA
- the ppnN gene encoding nucleotide 5'-monophosphate nucleosidase PpnN, whose product MENNREYITSKRTSSGQGVSVSITPDTAMHMLSQHEVEKLRETSEGGLHELFRSSALAVLTSGNDTDDTKAFFARYADFDIALEQRDRGVKLELINAPASAFVDGEIIQGIKEHLFSVLRDIIYVHNEIHHNKKFDLTTSNGITNAIFHILRNAEIIHSVEDPHLVVCWGGHSISEVEYRYTKEVGHQLGLRSMDICTGCGPGAMKGPMKGATIAHAKQRIKNGRYLGVTEPGIITAEAPNPIVNELVIMPDIEKRLEAFVRVGHGFVVFPGGAGTLEEILYLLGVLLHPDNNEVPFPLIFTGPQGSASYFETIDTFIKQTLGLHAAQRYQVIIDDPQRGAYEITTGIQRVREFRKRTHDAFYFNWHLTIDHEFQKPFEPTHESMAKLNLHADQPIHMLAANLRRAFSGIVAGHVKPQVLNAIEKNGPFKIHGDSTIMRLMDELLQSFINQHRMKIDQQNFKPCYEIIA is encoded by the coding sequence ATGGAAAACAATCGTGAGTACATAACGTCGAAGCGAACATCCTCAGGGCAGGGCGTGAGTGTGAGCATCACCCCCGATACGGCTATGCATATGCTGTCGCAGCACGAAGTGGAGAAGCTCAGGGAAACCAGTGAGGGCGGCTTGCATGAACTATTCAGAAGTAGTGCCCTGGCGGTCCTAACGAGTGGGAATGATACGGACGACACGAAAGCATTTTTTGCCCGCTATGCAGATTTCGACATTGCCTTGGAGCAAAGGGATCGCGGAGTGAAGCTTGAACTCATCAATGCCCCTGCCAGCGCGTTTGTGGATGGGGAAATTATTCAAGGAATTAAAGAGCATCTCTTTTCGGTGCTACGAGACATTATTTATGTCCATAACGAAATACACCACAATAAAAAATTCGATTTAACCACCTCCAATGGGATCACCAACGCGATTTTCCATATCCTACGAAATGCGGAAATCATTCATTCGGTGGAGGATCCACATTTGGTGGTGTGCTGGGGAGGCCATTCAATCAGCGAGGTCGAATATCGCTACACGAAAGAAGTCGGGCATCAACTCGGTTTACGTTCCATGGATATTTGCACGGGTTGTGGTCCAGGGGCTATGAAGGGACCGATGAAAGGAGCAACGATCGCTCACGCGAAACAACGTATTAAAAATGGTCGATATTTGGGCGTCACGGAGCCGGGTATCATTACGGCTGAAGCTCCGAATCCCATTGTAAATGAATTGGTGATTATGCCGGATATTGAAAAACGTCTTGAAGCGTTTGTTCGTGTTGGACATGGGTTTGTCGTGTTTCCCGGCGGTGCGGGGACTTTGGAGGAAATTCTCTATCTCCTCGGTGTTCTACTACATCCTGACAATAATGAGGTGCCCTTCCCGCTTATTTTTACGGGCCCCCAAGGCAGTGCCAGCTATTTTGAAACCATTGATACCTTTATCAAGCAGACACTTGGACTTCATGCGGCGCAACGGTATCAAGTCATCATTGATGATCCTCAGCGTGGAGCCTATGAAATAACGACAGGCATACAACGTGTACGGGAATTTCGAAAACGGACACATGACGCCTTCTATTTCAACTGGCACCTGACCATCGACCATGAATTTCAAAAACCATTTGAGCCGACACATGAGTCGATGGCGAAATTGAATCTCCATGCCGACCAACCGATTCATATGTTGGCTGCGAATTTGCGTCGGGCATTTTCAGGAATTGTTGCCGGCCATGTGAAGCCACAAGTGCTCAATGCCATTGAAAAAAATGGGCCATTTAAAATTCACGGGGATTCAACGATTATGAGACTCATGGATGAACTCCTGCAATCCTTCATTAACCAACACCGGATGAAAATTGATCAACAGAATTTCAAGCCTTGTTATGAAATTATCGCCTAG
- a CDS encoding DUF4168 domain-containing protein, whose translation MKSIAMRLQKLGVLLVVPSVLGLGFLSVANAQNVNSQPQGVESQPAQKELIEPNLQPFAGAYKEISQIHSTYKERIMQADDPSKTESLQQEANEKMSQAVTDHGLTISDYNAIFQSIQNDPALKEEFMTVLNRTQ comes from the coding sequence ATGAAATCCATAGCAATGAGGTTACAGAAGTTGGGTGTGCTGCTAGTGGTCCCGAGTGTCCTTGGATTGGGATTTCTTTCTGTCGCGAATGCGCAAAATGTCAATTCCCAGCCACAGGGAGTTGAATCCCAACCTGCGCAGAAAGAATTGATTGAGCCGAATCTCCAACCTTTTGCTGGGGCTTACAAGGAAATCTCCCAGATTCATTCGACATACAAAGAGCGAATTATGCAAGCAGATGACCCAAGCAAAACGGAATCTCTCCAACAAGAGGCTAACGAGAAGATGAGCCAGGCCGTCACGGATCATGGCCTGACCATTTCGGACTACAATGCTATTTTTCAATCAATTCAAAATGACCCGGCCCTCAAGGAAGAATTCATGACGGTACTGAATCGAACACAGTAA
- a CDS encoding lipase family protein, translating to MPKIIPDPTVEVVLPPNFNHEYFAEASQHPFRFKARRFQLVNAWWLAEAALLAYAENEFAIPQYSKVGLNVEGNQPFSRGGSTQCYVAHNQDVVIVAFRGTQVPKPVAGKLPGEIWRQVVKDLWTDGKFRLVVSGQGGSVHEGFKMALDEVWEPLKSYLDGLKEEKPTRTFWFTGHSLGAALATLAADRYGNVQGLYTFGSPLVGDEGFARDFYVGGYRFVNNNDVVARIPLWGPSAMNLMKWGRYEHVGLLEYIDEAGMLFDNPSMLERLQHGVGGQVQLLRQLMNQWANGDFGAIPIDCFNDHAPLYYTLRIWNCYEQELQGV from the coding sequence ATGCCAAAGATTATTCCTGATCCAACTGTAGAGGTGGTGTTACCTCCAAATTTCAATCATGAATATTTTGCCGAGGCCAGCCAGCATCCGTTCCGGTTTAAGGCTCGAAGGTTTCAACTGGTGAATGCCTGGTGGTTGGCCGAGGCCGCCTTGTTGGCATATGCCGAGAATGAATTTGCGATTCCTCAATACTCAAAGGTGGGCTTAAACGTGGAAGGCAATCAGCCCTTTAGCCGTGGTGGAAGTACCCAATGCTATGTGGCTCACAATCAGGATGTTGTGATCGTGGCCTTTCGCGGCACGCAGGTGCCGAAGCCGGTGGCAGGGAAACTTCCTGGTGAGATTTGGCGTCAGGTAGTAAAAGATCTGTGGACGGACGGGAAATTCCGTTTAGTCGTATCTGGTCAAGGTGGGTCTGTGCATGAAGGCTTTAAAATGGCGTTGGACGAAGTGTGGGAACCCCTCAAGTCATATTTAGATGGATTGAAAGAGGAAAAGCCGACTCGAACATTTTGGTTTACCGGCCATAGCCTTGGCGCGGCTCTGGCAACATTAGCTGCTGACCGCTATGGGAATGTGCAAGGGCTCTATACCTTTGGATCTCCGCTGGTAGGGGATGAGGGTTTTGCCAGAGATTTCTATGTGGGTGGATATCGGTTTGTGAACAATAACGATGTGGTTGCTCGGATACCACTCTGGGGTCCAAGTGCGATGAACCTGATGAAGTGGGGTCGCTATGAACATGTCGGTCTCCTCGAATACATCGATGAAGCTGGCATGCTTTTCGATAACCCCTCCATGTTGGAAAGGCTACAACATGGTGTGGGAGGGCAGGTTCAACTCCTTCGCCAGTTGATGAACCAATGGGCCAATGGAGACTTTGGGGCCATACCCATTGATTGTTTCAATGATCACGCTCCCCTGTATTATACCCTTCGTATTTGGAATTGTTATGAGCAGGAACTCCAAGGTGTCTAG
- a CDS encoding RNA-binding protein yields MGSKLYVGGLPYSATQAELTDLFSAHGTVESANVISDKFTGQSRGFGFVEMSSGEEAQAAISALNSTEFGGRTLTVNEAKPQAPRTGGGGYGGGGGDFGGDKRRSRF; encoded by the coding sequence ATGGGTTCAAAATTGTATGTAGGTGGTTTGCCGTATTCCGCGACTCAAGCAGAATTAACCGACTTGTTTTCGGCACACGGCACCGTCGAGTCAGCCAATGTCATTAGCGACAAGTTCACCGGCCAATCGCGCGGGTTCGGATTTGTCGAAATGTCTTCGGGAGAGGAAGCGCAAGCCGCGATTTCAGCCCTGAACTCTACCGAGTTTGGTGGCCGCACTTTGACGGTCAACGAAGCTAAACCCCAAGCTCCACGCACGGGTGGTGGAGGGTATGGTGGCGGCGGTGGAGATTTTGGCGGAGATAAACGTCGTAGCCGGTTCTAA